In one Chloroflexota bacterium genomic region, the following are encoded:
- a CDS encoding D-tyrosyl-tRNA(Tyr) deacylase has protein sequence MRAVIQRVRQASVHVDDQVIGAIGAGLVVLVGVTHDDAERDAQWLAQKIATLRIFEDADGKFNLSIRDVGASALVVSQFTLYADARRGRRPDFVDAARPEIAEPLIARFVALLREQGIPVETGQFQARMLVTILNDGPVTIILDSPEKNL, from the coding sequence ATGCGCGCAGTGATACAACGTGTGCGACAAGCCAGTGTGCATGTGGACGACCAGGTGATCGGCGCGATTGGCGCGGGCTTGGTCGTGCTCGTCGGCGTGACGCACGACGATGCCGAGCGCGACGCGCAGTGGCTCGCGCAAAAAATCGCGACGCTCCGCATCTTTGAAGACGCCGACGGCAAGTTCAATCTCTCGATACGCGATGTAGGCGCGAGCGCGCTCGTCGTGTCCCAGTTCACACTCTACGCGGACGCGCGGCGCGGGCGTCGCCCCGATTTCGTTGACGCCGCGCGACCCGAGATCGCCGAGCCGCTCATCGCGCGTTTCGTCGCGCTCTTGCGCGAGCAAGGCATCCCGGTCGAGACCGGTCAATTCCAAGCGCGCATGCTCGTTACGATTCTCAACGACGGACCGGTAACGATCATTCTCGATTCCCCGGAAAAGAATTTATGA